A region of Curvibacter sp. AEP1-3 DNA encodes the following proteins:
- a CDS encoding putative bifunctional diguanylate cyclase/phosphodiesterase — protein MRIREGLPLRYTMMLVVVIGVTLPAILLLTLEQQLAEKSQKALLAQSETALMKIGSVSIAEPMWVVDRVALDAAAARLLESPQVVAVRIEDGLANTPEMERIRPDFAGSLDKDTSAGRLTRRTQSVIRSGEPLGTLVVWFDASYGQGLLQARRDQMLVLVALQVLAILAVLMPVLVSRVLRPIERLKEHASALLDHSRDDGPGQVFVWRRQDELGLLGRHLGRVQEELRGLFTQLGNKNAQLQQMAFYDQLTGLPNRSLFIDLVQREMLSAQRNQQQFGIFFIDLDRFKAVNDSMGHAAGDALLIEVARRLREVLREVDVVCRQSGDEFLVLVRDIEHWESLGEMAQRVLRSIEAPVVLANAPVKVSASIGISLYPEDGQDFETLVKHADIAVYQAKTLGRARYSYFHSELNSRLQANLELEQELAYAIGHDQLVLHYQPQVCAKTGEMVAVEALVRWQHPTRGLLYPAQFIGLAEESGRIAEMGVWTLREACRQLADWSARGIHIGNMAVNVSALEFRDHRLLDSLQAALDASGIPPQRLEIEITESVLMAETETSQRIIERLRQIGVGIAIDDFGTGYSSLAYLKRLRPNQLKIDRSFVNDTATDSDSRAIVKGVVGLAEALSLNVVAEGVETEEQRAFLQDIGCHTLQGYWIAKPLTVEALEQWLLNRRT, from the coding sequence TTGCGAATTCGCGAGGGCCTGCCCCTGCGCTACACCATGATGTTGGTGGTGGTGATCGGCGTGACCCTGCCTGCGATTCTGTTGCTCACTCTCGAGCAGCAACTGGCGGAAAAGTCCCAGAAAGCCTTGCTGGCACAGAGTGAAACTGCCCTGATGAAGATCGGCAGTGTGTCTATTGCCGAGCCGATGTGGGTGGTTGATCGCGTGGCTCTGGATGCCGCAGCCGCCCGCTTGCTGGAGAGCCCGCAAGTCGTAGCGGTACGTATCGAGGACGGGCTGGCCAATACCCCGGAGATGGAGCGCATCCGGCCGGACTTTGCCGGCTCGTTGGACAAAGATACGTCCGCCGGCCGACTGACCCGCCGGACGCAAAGTGTGATCCGATCAGGGGAGCCCCTGGGCACACTGGTGGTCTGGTTTGACGCCTCTTACGGCCAGGGCCTGTTGCAGGCGCGGCGCGACCAGATGCTGGTGCTCGTGGCCTTGCAGGTGCTGGCCATTCTGGCGGTGCTGATGCCGGTGCTGGTGTCCCGTGTGCTGCGTCCTATCGAGCGTCTGAAAGAACACGCCAGCGCTTTGCTGGACCACAGTCGGGACGACGGCCCGGGTCAGGTGTTTGTATGGCGCAGGCAGGACGAGCTCGGTCTGTTGGGCCGCCATTTGGGACGTGTGCAAGAGGAATTGCGCGGCCTGTTCACCCAGCTCGGTAACAAGAATGCGCAGCTGCAGCAAATGGCGTTTTACGACCAGCTGACCGGCTTGCCGAACCGCTCGCTGTTTATCGATCTGGTGCAGCGCGAAATGCTGTCTGCACAGCGCAACCAACAGCAATTTGGCATCTTTTTCATCGATCTGGACCGCTTCAAGGCCGTCAATGACTCCATGGGTCACGCGGCCGGCGATGCCTTGCTGATTGAAGTGGCGCGTCGATTGCGCGAGGTGTTACGTGAGGTGGATGTGGTCTGCCGCCAGAGCGGCGATGAGTTTTTGGTGCTGGTGCGTGACATTGAGCACTGGGAGTCTCTGGGCGAAATGGCGCAGCGGGTCTTGCGCTCCATTGAGGCACCGGTGGTGTTGGCCAATGCCCCGGTCAAGGTGTCAGCCAGTATCGGTATTTCTCTCTACCCCGAGGATGGCCAGGACTTTGAGACCCTGGTCAAGCATGCCGATATCGCGGTGTACCAAGCCAAGACGCTGGGGCGCGCCAGGTACAGCTACTTCCACTCCGAGCTGAATTCCCGCCTGCAGGCCAACCTGGAGTTGGAGCAGGAGCTGGCCTATGCAATCGGCCATGACCAGCTGGTGCTGCATTACCAGCCGCAGGTCTGCGCCAAAACCGGCGAGATGGTAGCGGTAGAGGCACTGGTGCGCTGGCAGCACCCGACCCGTGGCCTGCTGTATCCCGCCCAGTTCATCGGGCTGGCAGAAGAGTCAGGGCGAATTGCCGAGATGGGTGTCTGGACTCTCCGGGAGGCCTGCCGCCAGTTGGCGGACTGGTCCGCGCGTGGCATACATATCGGCAACATGGCAGTCAATGTGTCAGCGCTGGAGTTCCGTGACCACCGCTTGCTCGACAGTCTGCAGGCAGCGCTGGACGCCAGCGGCATTCCCCCGCAGCGCCTTGAAATTGAGATCACCGAGAGTGTGCTGATGGCGGAAACCGAAACCAGCCAGCGCATCATCGAACGCTTGCGCCAGATCGGGGTTGGCATTGCGATTGATGACTTCGGTACCGGCTATTCGTCGCTGGCCTATCTCAAGCGCCTGCGACCCAACCAACTCAAGATCGACCGCTCTTTCGTTAACGATACAGCCACCGACAGCGACTCTCGCGCTATTGTCAAAGGCGTGGTGGGACTGGCCGAGGCTTTGAGCCTGAATGTGGTCGCTGAGGGGGTGGAGACCGAAGAGCAACGGGCCTTCCTGCAGGACATCGGCTGTCACACCCTGCAGGGTTATTGGATCGCAAAACCACTGACGGTGGAGGCCTTGGAGCAGTGGCTCCTGAACCGACGAACATAA
- a CDS encoding peptidylprolyl isomerase: protein MKSSVRAWAFACLLTAATPALMAQQALPGDYIVAVVNSEPITFQELSIEVRRVSQQLTQQGQATPAPEELRRLVLERMINDKAQLQLAREQGIRMDATAIDRAEQNVASQNGVDVLALRQKLAKDGVTVQSFRDGLRDQLTLSRLHEREVESSIKVSDVDVDRAIQEQQANNTDPFAQELNIAQILIVVPEKANGEEAAALYVKAQKVLQRARDGEDFTNLVKEFSAADRNNGGQIGLRRGDRLPPSFVTATQGLKVGEIADVVRTGAGFHILKLVERKAPTRLVQTMVQTRARHILLRNSPQLPQAQAIARLVDARQQIVSGKTDFASMARKMSQDSSAEQGGDLGWASPGMFVPEFEEAMNRLQDEGAISPPVVSRFGVHLIQLVDKRRVELSPQQIRESVRAQLRQSRYEEAYTAWARDVRARAFVEMREAPQ, encoded by the coding sequence ATGAAATCCAGCGTACGCGCATGGGCCTTTGCGTGCCTCCTGACAGCGGCAACCCCGGCCCTGATGGCCCAGCAGGCCCTTCCGGGTGACTACATCGTTGCCGTGGTGAACTCCGAGCCCATCACCTTTCAGGAGCTGAGCATCGAAGTGCGGCGCGTGTCGCAGCAGTTAACGCAGCAGGGACAGGCAACACCAGCTCCTGAAGAGCTTCGCCGCTTGGTGTTGGAGCGGATGATCAATGACAAGGCCCAGTTGCAGTTGGCCCGGGAACAGGGGATCCGCATGGATGCCACAGCTATCGATCGTGCAGAGCAGAACGTGGCCAGCCAGAACGGCGTGGATGTGCTTGCCCTGCGGCAGAAGCTCGCCAAAGACGGTGTGACCGTGCAGTCTTTCCGCGATGGCCTGCGCGATCAGCTGACCCTCAGCCGCTTGCATGAGCGCGAGGTGGAGTCCTCCATCAAGGTGTCGGATGTTGATGTGGATCGTGCGATTCAGGAGCAACAGGCCAACAACACGGATCCATTCGCCCAGGAACTCAATATTGCGCAAATCCTGATCGTGGTGCCCGAGAAGGCCAATGGCGAAGAAGCTGCAGCCTTGTACGTCAAAGCCCAAAAAGTGTTGCAGCGCGCCCGCGATGGCGAGGACTTTACCAACCTCGTCAAAGAATTTTCCGCAGCGGACCGCAACAATGGAGGACAGATCGGACTGCGCCGTGGTGACCGGTTGCCGCCTTCGTTTGTGACCGCCACCCAAGGCTTGAAAGTGGGCGAGATTGCGGACGTGGTGCGTACCGGTGCGGGTTTCCACATCCTCAAGCTGGTGGAGCGCAAGGCGCCGACCCGCCTGGTCCAGACCATGGTTCAAACGCGTGCACGCCACATTTTGTTGCGCAATTCGCCCCAGCTTCCCCAAGCCCAGGCGATTGCCCGATTGGTCGATGCCCGCCAACAGATCGTAAGCGGAAAGACCGATTTCGCGTCCATGGCCCGCAAGATGTCGCAAGACTCGTCAGCCGAACAGGGTGGGGATTTGGGTTGGGCTTCACCCGGCATGTTTGTGCCTGAGTTTGAAGAGGCTATGAACCGCTTGCAAGACGAAGGCGCTATCAGTCCGCCGGTGGTGTCTCGCTTCGGTGTACACCTGATTCAGTTGGTGGATAAGCGCCGCGTGGAGTTGAGCCCCCAACAGATCCGCGAGTCCGTTCGCGCCCAGTTGCGCCAGAGCCGCTATGAAGAGGCTTACACCGCTTGGGCGCGCGATGTGCGCGCCCGCGCCTTTGTGGAAATGCGTGAGGCCCCGCAATGA
- a CDS encoding barstar family protein — protein MDTPLRTVRTNIVQSIRAFRVSDLQEAAQGLGHHFLYANLANAQTKQDVLDMIGQQFMLPTTVSKNFDALYDNLTDPVHKSGPQPGFVAVLEHIPANVKFDKEAREQLLDIFRDTADYWGDRKIPFRCFYSFL, from the coding sequence ATGGATACGCCACTTCGAACTGTCAGAACGAATATCGTTCAATCGATCCGCGCTTTTCGCGTGTCGGACCTGCAGGAAGCCGCACAAGGCCTGGGTCACCACTTTCTGTACGCCAACCTGGCTAACGCCCAGACCAAACAGGACGTGCTGGACATGATCGGCCAGCAATTCATGCTGCCAACCACCGTCAGCAAGAATTTTGACGCGCTGTACGACAACCTGACCGACCCTGTGCACAAGTCGGGCCCTCAGCCCGGTTTTGTGGCGGTGCTGGAACACATTCCCGCGAACGTCAAATTCGACAAGGAAGCGCGCGAACAGCTCTTGGACATCTTCCGTGACACCGCGGACTACTGGGGAGACCGGAAAATTCCTTTCCGATGCTTCTATTCTTTTCTGTAG
- a CDS encoding 16S rRNA (uracil(1498)-N(3))-methyltransferase codes for MPRFFCAAALVSDTALELPAGAARHVQVLRLQPGDSITLFDGQSADEFDATVTRMGRSDVAVQVGQRRTVAREPARQIHLAVGMPANDRMDWLVEKATELGVASIQPLMTERSVLKLSGERAEKKVAHWQSVAVAACEQCGGNMVPVVHPMQTLAQWLKSPSAQSDTPHRLLLSLRAGSAPVASLPAGVAPVWFLSGPEGGLSVHEEDAAIAAGFSPASLGPRVLRAETAALAALTLLTQP; via the coding sequence ATGCCCCGTTTTTTCTGCGCTGCGGCGCTGGTCAGCGACACCGCTCTGGAATTGCCAGCGGGAGCCGCGCGCCATGTGCAGGTGCTGCGCCTGCAACCCGGCGACAGCATTACCCTGTTTGACGGGCAAAGCGCTGACGAATTCGACGCCACCGTCACCCGCATGGGCCGCAGCGATGTGGCGGTTCAGGTCGGGCAGCGGCGCACCGTGGCCCGGGAGCCAGCGCGTCAGATTCACCTCGCCGTGGGCATGCCCGCCAACGACCGCATGGACTGGCTGGTGGAGAAGGCCACCGAACTCGGTGTGGCCAGCATCCAGCCCCTGATGACGGAGCGCAGTGTGCTCAAGCTCAGTGGCGAGCGCGCCGAAAAGAAAGTGGCTCACTGGCAAAGCGTAGCGGTGGCGGCCTGCGAACAGTGCGGTGGCAACATGGTGCCCGTGGTGCACCCCATGCAAACGCTGGCTCAGTGGCTCAAAAGCCCGAGCGCGCAATCAGATACCCCGCACCGTTTGCTGCTCTCTTTGCGCGCCGGTAGCGCCCCGGTAGCTTCCTTGCCAGCCGGCGTAGCACCGGTCTGGTTTCTGTCTGGTCCCGAAGGGGGCTTGAGCGTCCATGAGGAAGATGCCGCTATCGCCGCCGGCTTCTCCCCGGCTTCCCTGGGCCCCCGCGTTCTGCGGGCCGAAACCGCTGCATTGGCAGCACTCACTTTACTGACTCAACCATGA
- a CDS encoding chalcone isomerase family protein codes for MTTPTHHHLRASVLTLALWSAIGTVAVQAHAATVSSNFEAKAAVQGVPLQLNGAGTRYKAIFRVYDMALYTSAKGNTPEAIIAMPGPKRLSFVALRDLPGTDLGIAFIKGLSSNSPADQVQKHAASSTRLIEIFSGKPKLTAGDTFAMEFVPGKGTTFYIQGQAQGAPIGDAEFFDMVLKIWIGPVPADFKLKDALLGL; via the coding sequence ATGACAACACCAACGCACCATCACCTTCGCGCCAGTGTCCTGACACTGGCTCTTTGGAGTGCCATCGGGACGGTGGCAGTGCAAGCCCATGCGGCGACGGTGAGCAGCAACTTCGAAGCGAAGGCCGCGGTGCAGGGCGTGCCTTTGCAGCTCAATGGCGCGGGTACCCGTTACAAGGCGATTTTCCGTGTGTACGACATGGCGCTGTATACCTCTGCCAAGGGCAACACCCCTGAGGCCATCATTGCGATGCCGGGCCCCAAGCGCCTCAGTTTCGTGGCGCTGCGCGATCTGCCGGGCACGGACCTCGGTATCGCTTTCATCAAAGGCCTGTCCAGCAATTCGCCGGCGGACCAAGTGCAAAAGCACGCTGCATCCAGCACCCGCTTGATCGAGATTTTTTCGGGCAAGCCCAAGCTCACGGCAGGCGATACTTTCGCCATGGAATTTGTGCCCGGCAAAGGCACCACTTTTTACATTCAGGGCCAAGCCCAGGGCGCGCCCATCGGAGACGCCGAGTTTTTTGACATGGTGCTCAAGATCTGGATCGGCCCGGTCCCGGCCGACTTCAAGCTCAAGGACGCGCTGCTCGGCCTTTGA
- a CDS encoding LPS-assembly protein LptD — MRFPLRALPPRAPVCRPPLTRLVALVALACAQMSVQAQETSDEAPLTLNSSPRLQEGIGQAQLDAAPVFLMGEQITGRPDLETIVQGQAEMRKPGTVIKADRLEYFAPNDRARAMGNVRINRNGNVFEGPSLDLKVEAFEGTFESPTYRFLQNDAHGDASKAEFMDPDRTVVRNATYTTCRRKPGPDWVPDWVLRAADIEFDTGEDVGIAHGAYLHFMDVPILPVPAISFPLSDARKSGVMPPTIGLGDVNGTELSVPYYWNIAPNRDATVTPTVMTARGVTVAGEFRYLEPTYSGVLRANYMPSDKLRSADRWGATVNQTGNLGTDLGNVAYTLNLNRVSDDNYWSDFSSIGSLTSRTLANDMQATWARSGYTVTGRSLKWQTLQSSSSVITPPYDLTQLNVQYSQLNDRGFDWSVQGDMSQFESDKSLTKQPNTQRLYGLAQVSRPFIAPEGYITPKLQLHTSAYQFDSTLSNGNRSADSTVPTFSLDAGLVFERETAWRDRDLVQTLEPRLFYVRTPYRNQSYLPNYDTAASDFNFASIFTENAYVGHDKISDNNLLTFGLTTRFLDAQTGEQLARFGVAQRYRFEDQLVTLNSTTAPALAGWSDVMLGAGVNFSRQWGVDSTVQYNPLTAQSSRATVGARYTPSPYRVFNAAYRFQRDVSEQIDFSWQWPLNDLWGDADQFSGTGKGLGEGRYYAVGRLNYSLNESRMVDTLLGVEYDAGCWLARVVVGRVQTSSTSSTSSIKFELEFVGFTRLGVSPLQTLKSNISRYQNLRETGGSNSRFSNYD; from the coding sequence ATGCGTTTTCCTTTGCGCGCCCTGCCCCCCCGGGCGCCTGTCTGCCGGCCACCGCTGACCCGCCTTGTGGCTCTGGTGGCCTTGGCATGCGCGCAGATGTCCGTTCAGGCGCAGGAAACCTCGGACGAAGCGCCACTCACGCTCAACAGCTCTCCGCGCTTGCAGGAGGGCATAGGCCAAGCCCAGCTGGATGCCGCGCCGGTTTTCTTGATGGGTGAGCAGATCACCGGTCGTCCTGACCTCGAAACCATCGTCCAGGGCCAGGCGGAAATGCGTAAGCCCGGCACCGTGATCAAGGCCGATCGGTTGGAGTACTTCGCACCGAATGACCGGGCCCGGGCTATGGGTAACGTGCGCATCAACCGCAATGGCAATGTGTTTGAGGGTCCGTCGCTGGACCTCAAGGTGGAAGCCTTCGAGGGGACCTTCGAGTCACCGACCTATCGCTTTCTGCAGAACGATGCACATGGGGATGCATCCAAGGCTGAGTTCATGGATCCGGACCGCACCGTTGTGCGCAATGCCACATATACCACCTGCAGGCGGAAACCTGGCCCGGATTGGGTGCCAGACTGGGTCTTGCGGGCAGCAGATATCGAGTTCGATACCGGCGAAGATGTGGGCATTGCCCATGGCGCCTACCTGCACTTCATGGATGTGCCCATCCTGCCGGTGCCGGCGATCAGCTTTCCTTTGAGTGACGCCCGCAAATCCGGTGTCATGCCGCCCACCATCGGATTGGGCGACGTGAATGGCACAGAACTGAGCGTGCCTTACTACTGGAACATTGCGCCCAACCGGGACGCGACCGTTACCCCTACTGTGATGACGGCGCGGGGCGTGACCGTGGCCGGTGAGTTCCGTTACCTGGAGCCCACCTATTCCGGTGTGCTGCGGGCGAATTACATGCCATCGGACAAACTGCGCAGCGCCGACCGTTGGGGTGCGACGGTGAACCAGACCGGCAATCTCGGAACGGATCTCGGTAATGTGGCCTACACCTTGAACCTGAACCGGGTGAGCGATGACAACTACTGGAGTGATTTCAGCAGCATAGGGTCCCTGACGTCGCGTACCCTGGCCAACGACATGCAAGCAACGTGGGCCCGCTCAGGCTACACCGTGACGGGACGTTCCCTGAAGTGGCAAACCTTGCAGTCCAGCAGTTCGGTGATCACGCCGCCCTATGACCTGACCCAGTTGAATGTGCAGTACAGCCAGCTCAATGACCGCGGCTTTGACTGGTCTGTGCAAGGCGATATGTCGCAGTTTGAGTCGGACAAAAGTCTGACGAAACAACCAAATACTCAGCGTTTGTATGGCTTGGCTCAAGTAAGCCGGCCGTTCATTGCACCGGAGGGCTACATCACGCCCAAGTTGCAGTTGCACACATCGGCATACCAATTTGACTCAACGCTCAGCAATGGCAATCGCTCCGCTGACAGCACGGTACCGACGTTCAGCCTGGATGCGGGGCTGGTATTCGAGCGTGAGACGGCCTGGCGCGACCGCGACCTCGTCCAGACGCTGGAGCCGCGCCTGTTCTATGTGCGCACGCCCTACCGCAATCAAAGCTACCTGCCCAACTACGACACGGCCGCCAGCGATTTCAACTTCGCCAGCATCTTTACCGAGAATGCCTACGTCGGCCACGACAAGATTTCCGACAACAACCTGCTCACCTTTGGGCTGACCACCCGCTTCCTGGACGCACAGACGGGTGAGCAACTGGCCCGCTTCGGGGTCGCCCAGCGCTACCGCTTTGAAGACCAGCTAGTTACCCTGAACTCCACGACCGCGCCGGCTTTGGCGGGTTGGAGCGATGTGATGCTGGGTGCTGGCGTGAATTTCTCCCGCCAGTGGGGTGTTGACTCCACCGTGCAATACAACCCGTTGACGGCCCAGTCCAGCCGCGCCACGGTGGGCGCGCGCTACACGCCGTCACCGTACCGGGTATTCAATGCAGCCTATCGCTTTCAGCGCGACGTCAGCGAGCAGATCGATTTCAGCTGGCAATGGCCTTTGAATGATTTGTGGGGCGATGCGGACCAGTTCTCCGGTACCGGCAAGGGCCTTGGCGAAGGTCGCTACTATGCCGTGGGCCGACTCAACTACAGCTTGAATGAAAGTCGCATGGTCGATACCCTGCTGGGCGTCGAGTACGATGCGGGCTGCTGGCTGGCCCGGGTCGTGGTGGGGCGTGTGCAAACCAGCAGTACGTCCTCGACCAGCAGTATCAAATTCGAGCTGGAGTTCGTCGGCTTTACCCGCTTGGGAGTCAGCCCCTTGCAGACCCTGAAATCCAATATTTCGCGTTACCAGAACTTGCGTGAAACAGGTGGCTCCAACAGCCGCTTCAGTAACTACGATTGA
- a CDS encoding MFS transporter, giving the protein MNRSLWLLALCQGLFLTNNVTFIAINGLVGLSMAPYGWMATLPVMGYVVGGALATPLVAATQARFGRRTSFQIGLAVAVASALAGAWAVAAHQFWGLVAATVVAGYYSANGQLYRFAAAELALPAFREKAVSLVLAGGLIGAIAGPNLAARTRTVMEVPFTGAYLVLAGVGLLAMVLMAFVRFPAHQAPNAATSTGRPLSEIAQQPAFVVACLSAAMGYGVMNLLMAATPLAMQQCGLGFDDAAFVLEWHVIGMFAPGFFTGHLIKRFGTLHIMAVGVALNLLCVAIALSGVELQQFVLSLFLLGVGWNFLFTGSTTLALTAYRPEEKDRAQAAINFCVFAVMALSSLASGALVVTQGWTWLNIGSIPPLVITAAGLLWLQVKGRAARP; this is encoded by the coding sequence ATGAACCGCAGCCTTTGGCTACTCGCTCTGTGCCAAGGGCTATTCCTCACCAACAACGTCACCTTTATTGCCATCAACGGCCTGGTGGGTTTGAGCATGGCCCCTTACGGGTGGATGGCGACTTTGCCTGTCATGGGCTATGTGGTGGGCGGTGCTTTGGCGACGCCTCTGGTGGCTGCTACGCAGGCGCGCTTCGGGCGGCGGACCTCTTTCCAGATCGGGCTGGCAGTGGCAGTGGCATCCGCGCTGGCCGGCGCGTGGGCCGTGGCTGCCCATCAGTTCTGGGGCCTGGTCGCCGCAACCGTCGTAGCCGGCTACTACAGCGCCAACGGCCAGCTCTACCGTTTTGCAGCGGCGGAACTGGCATTGCCTGCATTCCGGGAAAAGGCTGTTTCTCTGGTGCTGGCGGGCGGCCTCATCGGCGCGATTGCCGGGCCCAACCTCGCGGCCCGCACACGCACGGTCATGGAGGTGCCGTTCACGGGTGCCTACCTGGTGCTGGCCGGCGTGGGGCTGCTGGCCATGGTGCTGATGGCGTTCGTCCGTTTTCCGGCACACCAGGCGCCGAATGCGGCAACCTCTACCGGTCGCCCCCTGAGCGAGATCGCGCAGCAGCCTGCATTCGTCGTGGCTTGCCTGAGCGCCGCCATGGGCTACGGAGTCATGAATCTGCTCATGGCAGCCACACCGCTGGCCATGCAGCAATGTGGCCTGGGTTTTGACGATGCAGCCTTCGTGCTGGAGTGGCATGTCATCGGTATGTTTGCACCGGGGTTTTTCACCGGTCACCTGATCAAGCGGTTCGGCACTTTGCACATCATGGCCGTCGGCGTGGCGCTCAATTTGTTGTGTGTGGCCATCGCGTTGAGTGGTGTGGAACTGCAGCAATTTGTGCTGTCTTTGTTCCTGCTGGGTGTGGGCTGGAATTTCTTGTTCACCGGCAGCACCACATTGGCGCTGACGGCTTATCGCCCCGAGGAAAAAGACCGTGCCCAGGCAGCCATCAACTTCTGCGTGTTTGCCGTGATGGCCCTGAGCTCATTAGCCTCAGGCGCACTGGTGGTGACGCAGGGCTGGACATGGCTGAACATCGGCTCCATCCCTCCACTGGTCATCACCGCAGCTGGCCTGCTGTGGCTGCAGGTCAAAGGCCGAGCAGCGCGTCCTTGA
- a CDS encoding aminoglycoside phosphotransferase family protein, whose amino-acid sequence MTPSPHTVSSATPPSPTAPAAPAPQPIVWADTAREQRFHAWFNSLQSGFSLEPTTLGLASADASFRRYFRVQSGRGSLVIMDAPPDKENCKPFVDIAALLNHAGLRAPKILAWDEADGFMLLTDLGTLTMMQTIDPAKPPLDLYLHAVDTLVQWQLASAPGVLPPYDEALLRRELELFPEWYIVRHRNFTLDALMRKTLDDTFALLIQNNLSWPSVYVHRDFMPRNLMVPDLAEIPSKADPRYLGVLDFQDAVYGPITYDIASLMRDAFLTWDEDFCLDVTIRYWEKARKAGLPVGDDFGEFYRGVEWMGLQRHLKIAGIFARLTLRDGKPKYLADTPRFIDYIRSTCSRYIQLKPLLRLVEKVEGIEVPNVFAFGRS is encoded by the coding sequence ATGACCCCAAGCCCTCACACCGTGTCCTCAGCCACGCCCCCTTCCCCTACCGCCCCCGCCGCTCCCGCCCCGCAACCGATTGTCTGGGCTGATACCGCGCGCGAACAACGCTTCCATGCGTGGTTCAACAGCCTGCAATCCGGTTTTTCGCTGGAGCCGACGACGCTGGGTTTGGCCTCCGCCGATGCAAGCTTTCGCCGCTATTTCCGGGTGCAAAGCGGTCGGGGCAGTCTGGTCATCATGGATGCGCCACCGGACAAAGAGAACTGCAAACCCTTCGTCGACATTGCCGCCCTGCTGAACCACGCGGGCCTGCGTGCCCCAAAAATACTGGCTTGGGACGAAGCCGACGGCTTCATGCTGCTCACCGACCTGGGCACGCTCACGATGATGCAAACGATAGACCCGGCAAAGCCTCCACTGGACCTGTACCTGCATGCCGTCGACACCCTGGTGCAATGGCAGCTGGCCTCAGCCCCGGGTGTGCTGCCTCCGTATGACGAGGCTTTGCTGCGCCGCGAGCTGGAGCTTTTTCCTGAGTGGTACATAGTCCGCCACCGGAACTTCACCCTTGATGCGCTCATGCGCAAGACGCTGGACGACACATTTGCCTTGTTGATCCAGAACAACCTGTCCTGGCCGAGTGTCTATGTGCACCGGGACTTCATGCCGCGCAATCTGATGGTGCCCGATCTTGCGGAAATACCTTCCAAAGCCGATCCGCGCTACCTTGGTGTGCTGGACTTCCAGGATGCCGTCTACGGCCCCATCACCTACGACATTGCGAGCCTGATGCGCGATGCGTTTTTGACCTGGGACGAGGACTTCTGCCTGGACGTGACCATCCGCTACTGGGAAAAAGCCCGCAAAGCCGGCCTGCCGGTCGGCGACGACTTCGGTGAGTTTTACCGTGGCGTGGAATGGATGGGCCTGCAACGCCACCTCAAGATTGCCGGCATTTTTGCCCGCCTGACCCTGCGCGATGGCAAGCCCAAATACCTGGCCGACACGCCCCGCTTTATCGACTACATCCGCAGCACCTGCAGCCGCTACATCCAGCTCAAGCCCTTGCTGCGTTTGGTGGAAAAGGTGGAAGGCATTGAGGTGCCGAATGTGTTCGCCTTCGGTCGCTCATAG
- the rsmA gene encoding 16S rRNA (adenine(1518)-N(6)/adenine(1519)-N(6))-dimethyltransferase RsmA, with protein sequence MKHLARKRFGQHFLSDSGIIDAIVQAINPQPGDPMVEIGPGLAALTQPLVERLGRLTVIELDRDLAKRLRSHPQLHVIESDVLNVDFSSADIAPAAPENVATSAAVARKLRVVGNLPYNISTPILFHLLDYVKCIEDQHFMLQKEVIDRMVAPPDSSDFSRLSVMLQWRYAMEDVLFVPPECFDPPPRVNSAVVRMVPLAQPPVLDVGLFSEMVQVAFSQRRKLLRHTLGAWLEQKGFSGQFDVQRRAQEVPVEEYVALVQSLKA encoded by the coding sequence ATGAAGCATCTGGCGCGCAAGCGTTTCGGCCAGCACTTTTTGTCGGACTCCGGCATCATCGATGCGATCGTCCAAGCCATCAACCCCCAGCCTGGCGATCCGATGGTCGAGATTGGTCCCGGTCTGGCGGCCCTGACACAGCCTTTGGTAGAACGCCTGGGTCGCCTGACCGTGATTGAGCTGGACCGTGATCTGGCAAAGCGTTTGCGCAGTCATCCTCAGCTCCATGTGATTGAGTCAGATGTGCTGAATGTGGATTTCAGCAGCGCCGACATTGCGCCAGCAGCTCCTGAAAATGTAGCAACCTCCGCAGCCGTAGCCCGCAAACTTCGGGTGGTGGGTAATCTGCCCTACAACATCTCAACGCCCATCCTTTTCCATTTGCTGGACTACGTGAAGTGCATTGAAGACCAGCATTTCATGCTGCAAAAGGAAGTGATTGATCGCATGGTGGCCCCGCCTGACAGCTCCGATTTCAGTCGCCTGAGTGTGATGCTGCAATGGCGCTATGCGATGGAGGACGTGCTGTTTGTTCCTCCGGAATGCTTCGATCCCCCGCCCCGGGTCAATAGTGCCGTGGTGCGCATGGTGCCCCTGGCCCAGCCGCCAGTGTTGGATGTGGGGCTGTTTTCGGAAATGGTGCAGGTGGCGTTTAGCCAGCGTCGCAAGTTGCTGCGCCACACACTGGGGGCCTGGCTGGAGCAGAAGGGTTTTTCAGGCCAGTTTGACGTGCAACGTCGCGCCCAGGAGGTTCCGGTGGAAGAGTATGTGGCTTTGGTGCAATCGCTGAAGGCTTAA